From a region of the Pieris brassicae chromosome 13, ilPieBrab1.1, whole genome shotgun sequence genome:
- the LOC123717894 gene encoding endoplasmic reticulum-Golgi intermediate compartment protein 2: MIRYRGKKNVIDKVKEFDAFTKVPEEYVDSTPVGGTFSIITLFIIVCLIYSEVTYFLDSNLVFKFMPDTDMDEKLRINIDITVAMPCSNLGADILDSTSQSVFGFGELQEEDTWFELTQEQQDSFDAVKYLNSYLREEYHSLWQLLWKKGHGSVRATIPPRKNKPNRRPDACRLHGVLTLNKVAGNFHITAGKSLHLPRGHIHLNMLFDDTPQNFSHRIHRLSFGSPANGMIYPLEGDEKITTDESMLYQYFIEVVPTDVDTTFESIKTFQYSVKELERPISHTHGSHGVPGIFLKYDMGAIKIKVYQERENLLQFMLRLFSIIGGIYVIFRFLNTIVLTLRTAFLNKIAPDVLDRLSEKPTKVHPLLVSTNLLVPDGPDLIRQ; the protein is encoded by the coding sequence atgaTAAGATATCGAGGAAAGAAAAACGTTATAGATAAAGTTAAAGAGTTTGATGCATTTACTAAAGTTCCCGAAGAATACGTGGATAGTACACCGGTGGGCGGGACGTTCTCTATTATAAcgctttttattattgtgtgCCTTATATACAGTGAAGTGACATACTTTCTAGATAgcaatttagtatttaaattcatGCCAGACACGGACATGGATGAAAAGTTACGCATAAATATCGATATAACAGTCGCTATGCCATGCTCTAACTTAGGTGCTGATATCTTAGACTCTACTTCACAAAGCGTGTTTGGATTTGGTGAATTACAAGAAGAAGATACATGGTTTGAATTAACACAGGAGCAACAAGATTCTTTTGATGCTGTGAAGTATTTAAACTCATACTTAAGAGAAGAATATCATTCTCTTTGGCAGTTATTATGGAAGAAAGGTCATGGTTCTGTCAGGGCAACGATCCCGCCGCggaaaaataaaccaaatagAAGACCAGACGCATGCAGGCTCCATGGAGtactaacattaaataaagttgCTGGCAATTTTCATATAACAGCTGGCAAAAGCCTTCATTTACCTCGAGGTCATATCCATCTTAATATGCTATTTGATGATACACCACAAAACTTTAGCCATAGAATCCACAGGCTCAGTTTTGGGAGTCCTGCAAATGGTATGATATATCCTCTAGAAGGTGatgaaaaaataacaacagATGAGAGCATGTTAtaccaatattttattgagGTCGTTCCTACTGATGTAGATACAACATTTgaatcaataaaaacattccAATATTCTGTTAAAGAGTTGGAGCGACCCATAAGTCATACGCATGGATCGCATGGAGTGCcgggaatttttttaaaatatgatatgggagcaattaaaattaaagtataccAAGAAAGAGAAAACTTACTGCAATTTATGTTAAgactattttctattattggtggcatttatgtaatatttcgtTTTTTGAATACCATAGTTTTAACATTACGGACAGCATTCCTTAATAAAATAGCACCTGATGTTTTAGATAGGTTAAGTGAAAAACCTACTAAAGTTCATCCTTTATTAGTTTCAACAAATTTATTGGTACCCGACGGACCAGATTTGAtaagacaataa
- the LOC123717879 gene encoding uncharacterized protein LOC123717879, producing the protein MQSDDENCALHTCFDFLKTAVMGCCYSICHNDSDPQDNVPNERTHLLEVPEQQQETPSPTMCASTPPRKPDEQSALNRILHETATNVIDVGALGPYSLEANAYSERVRAYTARAASAALPPPIPVKLLADVPPTLSKVILNGPPPDCADKELITNAVKKAAAAISELRVEHHEDLVVPFRVP; encoded by the exons atgcAGTCAGACGATGAAAACTGTGCGTTGCATACATGCTTCGACTTCCTGAAAACCGCAGTCATGGGGTGCTGCTATAGTATATGCCACAATGATTCAGATCCTCAg GATAATGTCCCTAACGAAAGGACGCATCTTCTTGAGGTCCCCGAGCAGCAGCAGGAAACACCATCTCCTACCATGTGTGCTTCTACACCTCCTCGAAAACCAGATGAGCAGAGTGCTCTAAATAGGATACTACATGAGACTGCTAC TAATGTAATAGATGTGGGGGCTCTAGGCCCATACTCGCTAGAAGCTAATGCGTATAGTGAACGAGTGAGAGCCTACACGGCCAGAGCAGCTTCTGCAGCACTACCTCCACCG ATACCTGTAAAATTATTAGCTGACGTTCCACCGACCCTTTCCAAAGTGATTCTCAATGGTCCGCCACCAGATTGTGCAGATAAAGAGCTG ATAACGAATGCAGTGAAGAAAGCCGCGGCGGCCATCTCCGAACTCAGGGTGGAGCATCACGAAGATTTGGTGGTGCCCTTCAGAGTGCCATAG